One region of Dysidea avara chromosome 1, odDysAvar1.4, whole genome shotgun sequence genomic DNA includes:
- the LOC136267138 gene encoding E3 ubiquitin-protein ligase TRIM71-like isoform X1, translating into MLMKKRSRLEPVMKEQREVEYEEVERLCEEVTKLGGFLPLDPSKCEMTFPTAMTIMTKETSLMVILRDVNGDIVDDKNSEVNVSVTTKTGEAIVVGPVKDVSGGNYTVSFTPRTPGDHMISIVIDGQHIPGSPHKISVVLRDYSKMREGHCQVMTHYGGNKFGKLGDVAIGVNNEVIIIDYTNECVIVLDCNFALLAVIGQGSSDNRLVYPVGIAVSKDDIIAISDFSSHQVKKYSLQGKLLSIIGTNRGNNNGQFDRPRGLVFSSNKMLYVVDRWNHRVQVFQQDDKFAFTFGSKGSNPGQFQYPVTIAIDTDNRVLVSDYDGNHISLFSHTGSFISRITCDKPYAITVSPDGHIIASYGDRNKIGVWSPTHQMIEHFGKKGPQQGEFDTINGIAMNSSGSIYVVEFHNKRLQVIS; encoded by the exons ATGTTAATGAAGAAGAGATCAAGACTGGAACCAGTAATGAAGGAACAAAGAGAAGTTGAGTATGAAGAAGTGGAACGTCTTTGTGAGGAGGTGACCAAGTTGGGAGGATTTCTACCTCTGGACCCCAGCAAGTGTGAAATGACCTTCCCTACAGCAATGACAATAATGACCAAAGAGACGTCACTAATGGTAATACTTAGAGATGTCAATGGTGACATTGTTGATGATAAGAATAGTGAGGTAAATGTATCCGTGACCACCAAAACTGGAGAAGCCATAGTAGTGGGACCAGTCAAGGATGTTAGTGGTGGAAACTACACAGTATCCTTCACTCCCAGGACACCTGGAGATCACATGATATCAATTGTAATTGATGGACAACACATCCCAGGCAGTCCTCACAA GATATCAGTTGTACTGAGAGACTACAGCAAGATGAGAGAAGGACACTGCCAAGTGATGACTCATTATGGAGGGAACAAGTTTGGTAAACTCGGTGATGTTGCTATAGGGGTTAATAATGAAGTCATCATTATTGATTATACTAACGAGTGTGTAATTGTGCTGGACTGTAACTTTGCCTTACTAGCAGTGATTGGACAAGGAAGTAGTGACAACAGATTGGTCTATCCTGTTGGTATAGCAGTCAGTAAGGATGACATCATAGCTATTAGCGACTTTAGTAGTCATCAAGTGAAGAAGTATTCCCTACAAGGAAAACTCTTATCAATAATTGGTACCAATAGAGGGAACAACAATGGCCAGTTTGATAGACCTAGGGGACTAGTCTTCAGTAGTAATAAAATGTTATATGTTGTAGATAGGTGGAATCACAGGGTCCAGGTATTCCAACAAGATGATAAATTTGCATTTACATTTGGCAGTAAAGGGTCCAACCCTGGACAATTTCAGTATCCTGTTACAATAGCAATTGATACTGACAATAGAGTGTTAGTTAGTGACTATGATGGTAATCATATTAGTCTCTTCAGTCATACTGGCAGTTTTATTAGTAGGATAACATGTGATAAACCATATGCCATTACTGTTAGCCCTGATGGTCACATCATAGCTAGTTATGGTGATAGGAATAAAATTGGTGTATGGAGCCCCACCCATCAAATGATAGAACATTTTGGAAAGAAGGGACCTCAACAAGGAGAATTTGATACTATCAATGGTATAGCCATGAACAGTAGTGGGAGTATTTATGTTGTGGAGTTTCACAACAAGAGACTACAAGTTATCAGTTAA